The following coding sequences are from one Microbulbifer sp. TB1203 window:
- a CDS encoding mechanosensitive ion channel family protein, producing MAALPALFILMFLQQNPLDPQPQDPKEPQEELELAKMAPTSFSEAVTTILESLADIWNNFLVHVPYVLASFVILLVTWIIALVIKHSGRRIFKRTTSRKSLRELLVRLINIGVWVLGFLFAAMVLFPGLTPARALGALGLLSVAVGLAFKDIFENFFAGILILWRFPFEEGDFVECEGITGRVEAVEVRNTAIRKTSGELVIVPNLFLFKNPCEILTDRIKRRVTLTVGVAYGEKLAEAVEVIEKAVASCEFVREDDPIQVFPQEFGDSGIDIEVTWWTGSTPLALRKSRGEVVTAIKEALDSAGIEIPFPYRTLTFKEPLSLRGEPE from the coding sequence ATGGCAGCCCTTCCCGCGCTCTTCATTCTCATGTTTCTCCAGCAGAATCCCCTGGATCCCCAGCCGCAGGACCCGAAGGAACCGCAGGAGGAACTGGAACTGGCCAAAATGGCACCCACTTCCTTCTCTGAGGCGGTGACGACCATCCTGGAGTCGCTGGCGGATATCTGGAACAATTTTCTCGTTCATGTTCCCTACGTGCTTGCCAGTTTTGTGATATTGCTGGTGACCTGGATTATTGCCCTGGTGATCAAGCATTCCGGGCGGCGCATATTCAAACGCACTACGTCCCGAAAGTCGTTGCGCGAATTGCTGGTGCGCCTGATCAATATCGGGGTCTGGGTGCTCGGCTTTCTGTTTGCGGCAATGGTGCTTTTCCCCGGGCTGACCCCGGCCCGGGCACTGGGAGCGCTGGGTCTGCTATCCGTTGCCGTGGGTCTGGCTTTCAAGGATATTTTCGAGAATTTTTTTGCCGGCATCCTGATTCTGTGGCGCTTTCCCTTCGAGGAGGGAGATTTTGTCGAGTGCGAAGGGATTACCGGCCGGGTGGAAGCGGTGGAGGTGCGCAATACCGCGATCCGCAAGACCAGTGGAGAATTGGTGATAGTGCCCAATCTGTTCCTGTTCAAGAATCCCTGTGAGATCCTCACCGACCGGATCAAGCGACGGGTCACTCTAACCGTGGGAGTGGCCTACGGCGAGAAGCTGGCGGAGGCGGTGGAGGTGATCGAAAAAGCAGTGGCCTCTTGCGAGTTTGTGCGGGAGGACGATCCCATCCAGGTATTTCCACAGGAATTCGGCGACAGCGGTATCGATATCGAGGTCACCTGGTGGACGGGTTCCACCCCGCTGGCGCTACGCAAGTCCCGCGGCGAGGTGGTGACCGCGATCAAGGAAGCTCTGGACAGTGCCGGTATAGAGATTCCATTCCCCTACCGGACACTTACCTTCAAGGAGCCGCTCTCTTTGCGCGGGGAGCCTGAATAA
- a CDS encoding SDR family oxidoreductase → MIAENKVALITGAGRGIGRAIALELADRGIDIAVHYNESRKEAAETVKQVEQLGGKACALQGDISRVADVEALFQSVDECFGRLDILVNNAGVVKPSPLESLSGEVFDQIFAVNVKGSAFAAREAAKRLGLGGRIVNITSSRAHFAAAGTTCYAGSKAALECLTRIWAVELGAKGITVNAIAPGPTTPGMFDRAPDFLQSAALQSSPFARIGTANEIASVVAFLCSESASWVTGQVVLVNGGGTI, encoded by the coding sequence ATGATTGCAGAAAATAAAGTCGCATTGATAACCGGTGCAGGGCGCGGCATCGGCCGCGCTATTGCGCTCGAACTGGCCGATAGAGGTATCGACATCGCGGTTCACTACAACGAGAGCCGCAAGGAAGCGGCGGAAACCGTCAAACAGGTGGAACAGCTGGGGGGAAAGGCGTGTGCCCTTCAGGGGGATATCAGCCGCGTAGCCGATGTGGAAGCACTGTTCCAAAGCGTGGACGAATGCTTCGGTCGCCTGGATATCCTGGTCAACAATGCAGGAGTGGTGAAACCCTCTCCACTGGAATCCCTGTCCGGGGAAGTGTTCGACCAGATATTCGCCGTCAATGTCAAAGGCAGTGCCTTTGCCGCCAGAGAGGCCGCGAAGAGATTGGGGCTCGGCGGACGTATCGTCAATATCACCTCGAGCCGTGCCCACTTCGCCGCCGCCGGCACCACCTGCTATGCGGGCAGCAAGGCTGCACTGGAGTGCCTGACCCGTATCTGGGCCGTCGAATTGGGGGCGAAGGGAATCACCGTCAATGCCATCGCACCGGGCCCAACCACACCGGGCATGTTCGACCGCGCACCAGACTTCCTGCAATCGGCGGCCCTGCAGTCTTCACCCTTCGCGCGCATCGGAACCGCCAATGAGATCGCCTCTGTAGTCGCCTTCCTGTGCAGTGAAAGCGCCAGCTGGGTAACCGGCCAAGTGGTTCTGGTGAATGGTGGAGGCACCATATAG
- a CDS encoding AraC family transcriptional regulator, which translates to MGSGSTNKSDKTHTPPVVEYNTGVPGFRFLRGSNVTFSKPRTIVHADYTIKLTTRGLGAPIRYKGARHKPCSTGQLSVFSPFEPLIAGKSAYSTSFASLVIEPHLLHSACEALDRSSLSFHSPHILHTALARQLAVLNADMDTELPTADLELQFSEALELLLEIPGSEEKHPAPKFVLHTRELVLDNLDKNLSAETLERELGLSRFHLIRLFRKHYGLPPGEFRTYARLSLARKLLAGGSSQAEAAQAAGFFDQSHFHRHFRRVMNISPGAFQKVLRLRAG; encoded by the coding sequence ATGGGATCAGGTTCGACCAATAAAAGTGACAAGACACATACCCCGCCGGTCGTCGAGTACAACACCGGCGTCCCCGGGTTTCGTTTCCTGCGCGGCAGCAACGTCACCTTTTCAAAACCACGCACCATTGTCCACGCCGACTACACAATCAAGCTCACCACCCGCGGATTGGGCGCTCCAATCCGATACAAAGGTGCGCGGCACAAGCCCTGCTCCACCGGGCAGCTCAGTGTCTTTTCTCCCTTCGAACCCTTGATTGCAGGCAAAAGCGCCTACTCAACCAGTTTTGCATCGCTGGTCATAGAACCACATCTGCTGCACAGCGCCTGTGAAGCTCTCGATCGCTCCTCTCTCTCTTTTCACTCGCCGCATATTCTCCACACCGCACTCGCTCGGCAGCTGGCGGTACTGAACGCGGATATGGACACCGAACTGCCCACCGCCGATCTGGAGTTGCAGTTCAGCGAAGCTCTCGAACTTCTCCTGGAGATTCCCGGAAGTGAAGAAAAGCACCCGGCCCCCAAATTCGTTCTCCACACACGCGAACTGGTTTTGGATAACCTCGATAAAAATCTATCCGCGGAGACACTGGAGCGGGAACTGGGGCTGAGCCGCTTCCATTTGATAAGGCTGTTCCGCAAACACTACGGCCTCCCCCCCGGCGAATTCCGCACCTACGCCCGGCTATCGTTAGCTCGCAAACTGCTGGCCGGCGGGAGCAGCCAGGCCGAAGCGGCACAGGCCGCCGGCTTCTTCGACCAGAGCCACTTTCATCGCCACTTCCGCCGTGTGATGAATATCAGTCCGGGCGCCTTTCAGAAGGTGTTGAGACTCCGCGCCGGATAA